Genomic DNA from Echeneis naucrates chromosome 14, fEcheNa1.1, whole genome shotgun sequence:
AAGTATGATAACTTTTGTACACTGGTTTACTCCCACCTGAacacatttcaatttaaattttaccTCAGATTCCTCAATACTTGTGCTTTCAgtcttcaaaaatattttctgatgtATACATACAATATGTGGAATTCTTAgcattttactgtaaaaataaaattgagaaGTGTGGCTGCACACATAAACCGCCGTTCAGAGGGATAAACCAGTGTGTTAGTCTTTGCCAAGAGTCCAGAGACTCTTAGCCATTCTCAAAAATGTCACTTAAGACAGGGGTAGCATTGTGCTAGTCTCCTCAGCTACATTTCACTTGAAAATGATACTAAATGTTACTAAAAGAAAGACTAAGAGAAAGGAAGGCAGAGGTTATTTCCGACCACTTGCCCCTTCTCTCCCAGCTGTCACTATCCAAAGCTCAGATTACACAGCAGCTGGGAAAATCTAAACTAGGACTTTAAGTCAGACTCAGGTCATCTACAATAATCATCAATACCattatttgataaaaaaaaaaaactcacacacaagccaacaaaaaacaacaaccaaaacaacaactgtgCTATTATCATAtataacaaagaaataaaaatgctgttcCCTGTTCCATATGGGCCGACACAGAGGTTTCACATATGAGTTGTAATCAAAATTCTCCCATGGGACACTTTTTGTTGTGGGTAGTGTAATAACAGTGTTGATAGAGCTCACTTCCCCAAACAAACTTGATTgaaaattatattataaatattagcGGACACGTGGATGAGTCTGCAACAATAAGTGAAGCTGAAAATGTAAGAATGCAAGGTGCTGCTGTAATTCCATTGTGTTTGATCACTTTCTGTCAACACTGTAGCACCGTGTTGGACCAACAGCCCACAGACTTATTAAACTTGCCATGCGAGCAGCACACTATCTGATGCGCTTCCAAATTCTTTTCAGTCAGCCAACTCTCGTGGATCAGTTATATTAATATGGGGATACAACATACAGTCAATGTTTGGCATCTGCGCTTCAGCCTGGTCACTTCCAACAGCTGATATTCAAGTGATGATAGGAAATTTGAGGCAGAGACAGCAAGTGATATCTGAAAACATTAGCAGATGACATCTTCATCACTAGAGAGGACCagaggtttttggtttttgtgtttgttttttgcagattTGGCTAACCTGACTTTCTATTGTAACGACATTCACATAGTCCAGAATGTCAGGACATCATGGCCAGACAAGTAAACATTACCACATTGCTGTTTGACAGAGGCTGACCTGAGATGGCTGTGACCCACTGTGTAGTGAACGCCCTGCAAGTATTTTAGacatgaaaaacacatcaaGGGATTTCCATGTGCTCTCGGAAAACAAAGTGTTGCATCAGTTTTCCAGTAAGTATCCTTCCCAGTTGAAAGGGCTGGAGCTGAACACAGCATCTCGGCCCTCACCAGTCATCTACGTTCACACACTCCAGCACATCACATTCTGATCTTCACAACTTGATGAAGAATGAAAGCAGAGAAGAAACTGTTCCAAATATCAGCCCTATTATCTTAATATTATTGtaatattattatcatgattTTAACCAAGTCAAAGCTGTTAAAACATGAGTATGCAGACTAAATGACTACAGCTTCAAATTCAAGTTCATCTCAAGTTGGACCGGACATCtttatttactgtatgtgtataCAACAGCATGCAGATGAGCTATAATTTGTCTCTATGGTCTATCTATGTTTGCAGGTGGGCAATTAACTGAAGGAAGATATTTTTATGGCTCCAAAATTCaccaaatttaaaatgatacCATTATATCTATACATGTTttaacacattcacacagaaaatctACAGTATGAATAATTTACTACAGCAGCTCAGTTGATACATTGAGATTTGTAGAACGGTCTGCCTGCTCTGACAGGCAGGAGGTATTTTGATAGAAATAACAGCACCCAGCCAGTCGATGAGGATGTGCCAAAAGTTTGTAACTGCGCCACTTACCCTGAGGCATTAAACCCCCAAGAATAGTCACAACTCCAAAAAATATCCCAAAACTGCGTGCCTCCATCATGTTCCAAGAGCCTTCTGCTGCCCAACACTGccttatttttaaatgtaaggtttgacagagagagagagagagagagaaagaagaagaagtgtgaGAGtcaagacagacaggaagagtcctaacaccccctcccccccaaagaACCTTGACTGTTACCCACCACGGCTGTCGTTCTCTGTGGCTCATCTTACACAGCAGCTGGGAAACACTAAACTAGGACTACAAGTCACACTCCGGTCACCCACAATAATAATCATCAGGATGATTAGATGACAGCAATGTGTAGTGAAGCCACTTATACTCCATTCAGATACTTCTGTGGTAAAAACTGAAGCCTTGTTCTGTTTCAGTCCCACAAACCCCATCTCATATTCCTGACTTCCTGAGATGTTTCtcttgcatttgtgtgtgtcactgtatgCACAGGGTATGcatgcgtgcatgcatgtgtgtgcgtgtgtgtgcgtgtgaagcAAAAGCCACACATCCATGGGTCCAACTAGGTTAACAGGTGATGAGCTGTAAGGACCTGCTCTCACACCACTATGTGTCCAGAGTAAAAATACATAATGTGGAGCTTTGACACCTCAGCAGCTAGACTCCTGTATGAGAGAGCGTCTGCAGACCACGGGGGCAGTGGGGTTAGAGGGCTGGAGACCAACAATTCACATAAAACCATGGAGGCACACACTCAGAGCTGAActgtgagaaattaaaaaaaaaaatgtatttactcgGGACAACTCTACAGATTTTAACCATAGTGTCAGGACATTTTACTCACTTCAAACTCAGAGACCAAATGTTCCATTATAATTAAGAAGTAAGTAATATTAGTAGTTTTGCTGTGTGGTGTCAAGGGCAACTGATTTTTGGAATGTGCCATATGAGTTGAAGAGTATGTGATGTACTAAATATACAGTTAGGGAAACAGAGATGAGCTGCTTTAAGGTAACTAGAGCCTCCAGAAGGCAGATTATGTGTCTCACACTAAACGGAAGCTGAGGGACTGAAGAGGGGCTAGATCTTTACAGCTTCCAACCCTGGTTCACAGTACAGctgtagaaaaaaataacatgactTCTTTTATTTGGTGTATAGCATGGTCGAACTAAAACATCAGAGGGACGAGATTatttaaatccacattttgGGATACATGTAGGACACCTTCCAGTATAGCTCTGTTTAGGGTTTTCAGAAGAGTGCAATTATAAACATATTTAATGAAGCGGAGGTACTGAGACTTTTAGAGTTTATGTAGGTTTACAGCCACCAAACAACTGGAGGtctcatcaacaacaacactgcttttgtttttgttttgttttttgtctccatTGTTGTAATTCATCTGGCTTGATGTCGGTTGTATGGAACTTTaaactttttgcctttttgaactttgaacttttATTGATTTAAGAGAACTGTTACAATAAATTGGACTTTTGCATAATCCTGGTACTGGTTAAACGTTTTGAGTCTCCAGATTTGTTTCGCTTAAGTTCACAGGGTAGTATGGTGGTGTCTGACAGTGACTAAATACTTGTTTCCTGCTGTCCCAAGCCTCCACATATAAACATATTCACATAGTGTGTGTTCATACCGCAACTGTACTCTAGTTTTAGGAATCAGCAGAGTCACAGAAAAACTTTAGACTGAAACATAGGAGCTGTAACAATTTGTAAGTGTTTGTCATTGCAATTAAAGGGCACCAGCTGTGTGAAGTGAAGCAGTTCAGGATTTTCTTAAATGGTCACATGTTTCCACAGGGATTCAGTCTCTCCTTGCCTATTTCAGACAGGCTCATCCATTGGTTGCACACAATAAAAACCCCATGACCAGCCCCTCCCAGCCGAGTAATGAATGCCcctgctttcacttttttcccGCTCCTCTGCTGAAAAATACCATTGTTAAGTCTCTTTTCATGAGCACACATGTGGTTTGGTTTGAGTGGGAAGTTCAATGTGTGTTCACCTCCCCCaacgcagcagcagccgcaTGTTCCCTGACAGGCACCAATCGCTGGGTCTCCCACAATTATCACCTCTGATAGCGATAATCATGGGAACACCCTTCATTCACCACGTCAGTCTTCCTCTTTCACTGTCGTATCTCAGACTTTAGACTTCAGAGATTGAATCAATACAATATACCATTTAAAATGATACCATCGAAAATGATACATGTAAAATGTGAGTTATCTTTTGTGAGAGATATGGTTtgaagaaattacatttttagatATCATTCTTTggaaattcattttgttttcgcCCAATATATTTGCAAAGCTCCAGATGTCTTTGTCGTATCATTATTATGCTCTCTTTGTCCCCAGTGCTGTGTCAGCTCGGATAagcttgtttttacttttgttattCATTGACAAACACAGATTTAGTATCTCTTCTTGTTCAGCCACGAAAAGGGGATTTGGTTGTTTCACAGATGAATCAACACAGAGATTTGCTCAATACTGTCATGAAAGGAAAGAATTGTAAGAAATTAATTCTGTTAATAGTGAGCGAGCGTCCTGAGAGACCTGTGTTTCATGTAATACTTTAAATCAAATGGCATGTTtttatgaatatgtgtgtgtgtgtgtgtgtgtcattatgTGGGGTGCTCTAAAGGGTGTGTGTGATTTAGGGGAGAGAGAgtaagagggaaagagagggagaggagggacaacgaagggtggtggtgggaggagaggagaatagaggagagggagcaggCGTTTACTCAAGCTGACCCGGAATATAGCGCATACATACAAGATGAATCTGGAGGAAAAGGGTTACTGGCGGACAAGCTACCTTGGCTCGGCTTTATCAGCCAGAGGCTGGACTTGATTGAtctctggaccttcagactgaGAAAGACAACAAGACACTGGCAGCTCCAAAACCATTTAGAAACAAAGGCAGGGTAGAAAGCAGATGTGAACTAAAGCAAGTCAAAGAGAAGCAGCAACGAAAAAAGCGgtaaaaaaagcaacaacaacctgagTTGTATTGGCGTCAAAAGGAGACAAGGCTGTAAAAAAGAGTTAAGCATTAACAAAGGCTCTTTTAGGGACAATGTTGGACAGATTCACTTGAGGTGTTAGGGAGTTGTATGAAAGATTTGAGAggacgggggtggggggagggggggtcataGGCAAGGGTCCTTTAGAGAGTAATTGTGGTGACAGCCAGTGCAAGGGGACAAGAACTCATGTGAGACACAGGgaattaaaagataaaagacaggaaaagaaCAGACAGGCTCCAAAACTGGACTTCAGTATGGGTGTAAAGAGCAAGGCGGCTGCAGCTATCCTaatcctgctgctgttcctcGGCTCCCTGTGGTTCCGTGAgtatttctgtgtctgtctgttgttttctgaatgtgtttgtgtgtgtggtttctatTAAACTATTAATCTATACAATCCCTCCCTTGTTTGGAATGCACAGTCTCAAGATCAGGAATGTATCACATGGAGCTGAGGCTACACAGTGAAGCATGAGGGTCACACCACTTTATGCTGACTCTTTACGCTCCAAACAATTTCACCAACAACCTTGTATACAAGATCTTTTATGGCCAAAATTTTGTACGTGTAATGACATTTACAGGTCTATAATCTCTAACCTCACTGTACTCTTTTTATATTAATTTAGGAATTCTGGTCTatttaaaaaagtttattttacaatcattgttgaaatgtttaacTGGGACATGTGACCTCTTTGTCCAGACTGCATTTATTGTTCTGAAGGATTTGAGAGACTTTAGATAGATTTAGgaagaaaatagtttttcaaCTAATTTATACATCCTAAAAGGGAACTCCTTCAGGAAAGTTTATTTAGTTCTGGCTGAGATTAGGCTACCGGTGAGGCAAACCAGCCAAGCTATTTGATAGAAAGTTATGAAGTTTTGGAGGCAAAGTGACTGAGGTGAAAATGTAATGAGCCTTCTACAGGGTTACCTGTGGACACCTTGTGATGAGCTTTACTTCTTCTAGATAGTCAGGTATGATAGTCTTTATAGTTTTGAGCGCTTTAAATGATAAATGTCATCATTGGCAGCTTATATGGATTCTTGTTGTTTGGTGTTCAGGTATGAGTCTTGAAAATGTGATCTGGAGACCTGCAGGAGTCtcaaataaaagtgaagaatGGTTTTCGAAGCTCCAGCATGTCACAGATGTGAATATATGCTGCCTGGTAGTGTCACGAGCTTTCATTTAAAACTTACTTCCTACAATGTGTAATGCAactatataatataataacGGTGTGCATGCACCATGTGGAACCTTGTCAGAGAACTTGATGGGCCCCACATCTGATTCAACTTGTCTATGTTAAATCAATCAGTGAAGATGACAGTGTTCTTCATCAGGGACTATAATCGGTTCAAACACGATTAAGACTAATCGTCATGCTGCCATTTCCCATCTTGAGAATACTTATCTGTGTGCTGTAGAGTGCAGTGTGATCCCCGTGGAATTAATCAACAATGTAAGAACACTTAGGCTTTTCAGAACCACTTTCCCACGTAAACAGGATAACTGATTGTTCATATTGACAGTGATGTTTGTGAATGAGCTGTTGTAAAGAAAAGGTTACTCTCGTGTAATTTAAAGCACCTGTAAGTTTATATTACCGATATCAAGGagcaatttgaaaaaaaaaaaaagaagaagaagtgacaATTCATGGGGCTTTACAGCCCACCTTCATCTCATTGCACTGTCGTtggagctgttttgttttggttggttAGCAGCAAGAAGATACAGACACAATAAGCGACTAGCTGGTAAATATAGTGGAACATTTAACAGCTACAGAACTAGGGAGGTCAGGGAGGAGCATTTGAGGGCGTGAAAAAATTGGACTTCACCAAATGATGCTAATGATGCTGCTCTTAATTTGTTCAATACAAAAGAGACATGCTTCCTACCAATCAGACAGATCACCTTAAAGGTGGTTGTTTGTCAGCCTACTGACTTTATAGTTCAAAATTAATATGGCGTTAAAAACTTACAAATAACTTTGATGTATAAAATGTGCTCACACAGCTCAGACAGTCTTCTGGGCACCAgtattatgaaaaaaaaagtctgtcttAAATGGGAATGTCTCTGCAACTAAAAACTAATAAGACtttcttttgttcctttttacCATGCCTGACTGCAGAGGGAGGCTTGGATTACCACTGGGATTCTTGTTTAAAAGGGTACAATGAAGCGAATAAGGTACGGAGATCAAGCAAATCACAAATCATCCTGTCTTGCAAGCCAATTCAATCTATGAAGCTAGAAATTTTCAATTTACAACATTGCTTCTGCTTGCTTGCTTTCTATGTGCTCATAGTTGTAACACCCCACCTTCAGGTTAACCATGTGTCCAGCAGCAATGGGACAGATGGGACTGCGGTCTCCCAGCTCCTAGAGGGGTGTCCCGGTCAGACCTTCCAGgtgtcactgctgctctctCACCTGTTGGCTGCACCAGCCTACACCTCTGATGTGCTGCTGCAACCCTATCTGTCCAGCTGGGATGAGCTTGTGAAGTAAGATCTGATGAAACAGGAGCACAGCGAGAGAGACAAATTAATCTAGAGTCATCAAAGAATTTACGTCTAATGACTTAATCTGAACTATATGAACTGATTGACCTTGTTTTGTGTTATTCTCCCAGGTTTATGGACGCCCTAGGCCCGATGGTGGGACTGATATCTAAAGAAATAGAAACCAAAACCACCATAATTCGCCAACTAGCCCTTACAGCAGAAGAGGACCCTGAAGCAGAGCTTGGCCTGGATCTACACTCAATTAACCCTGTAcgcacagagggagagacaaagaacACTTTAGAGGTCTTGCAGCACACTAATGCTTACCACTCGGTGCGCTCCATGATTGCGGCAGAAATGAACCAAGGCCTGGTAGACTTCCATCACCAAACAGACTCTGGGTGCCGGACTCTTCTGCGTCTGCATCGTGCCCTCCTTTGGCTAAAGCTCTTCCTGGAGAGGCTGGCTGAGACACCAGTGGCTGGCCGGCTAAGCAATCCCGCAGACCTGTGTCGTGAGGCCTACCAGAGCACTCTCGCAAAACACCATACATGGTTTGTCCGCAAGGCCGCCGAGCTCGCCTTCATTGCCATGCCAGAGCGGGGATTCTTCTTcagg
This window encodes:
- the gltpd2b gene encoding glycolipid transfer protein domain-containing protein 2, which gives rise to MGVKSKAAAAILILLLFLGSLWFQGGLDYHWDSCLKGYNEANKVNHVSSSNGTDGTAVSQLLEGCPGQTFQVSLLLSHLLAAPAYTSDVLLQPYLSSWDELVKFMDALGPMVGLISKEIETKTTIIRQLALTAEEDPEAELGLDLHSINPVRTEGETKNTLEVLQHTNAYHSVRSMIAAEMNQGLVDFHHQTDSGCRTLLRLHRALLWLKLFLERLAETPVAGRLSNPADLCREAYQSTLAKHHTWFVRKAAELAFIAMPERGFFFRLVCVQNQKELSAVLNIVVKAIGEVYDRTQTALEENGMLDLP